In Toxoplasma gondii ME49 chromosome VIII, whole genome shotgun sequence, a single genomic region encodes these proteins:
- a CDS encoding AGC kinase (encoded by transcript TGME49_272200~Predicted member of protein kinase family AGC;NDR, (PMID:22047078).), which translates to MPNSPSKQTNSRNVIATNNMQVLEREHNQTENKQGIVGGPRGARPGEREADKRRNVGVGNGACDGGMAGAPQHDVGLRLLRDEKGLACRPAASKPLSEEQEERIREFKKTVRHFKHQLECNYAAQTQTMNQTLGHGGFGAVYLVKRKADGRHFALKQVPKRKVLKVSSRERQFAERNFLSSCNCPCIVQLHATFQDELFLYQVVEFLQGGSMMHYMHAKQKFPEDVVKLCIAELVLAVKEVHDKNYIHRDIKPDNIVFTRDGHLKLLDFGLAKFAPHVFHFASYGNSPSRSRCCSSTSAGGAAHAGMSTTTASTMASPHPLEPTCGSNPLSPVKVFGRHLPRNSSSPYGFGEGCCKCLHMQHEEELSGDGNLNRPSDTLLRSICGTPMYTAPEVLRGEGYDHSVDWWSVGVVMFEMLYGGIPFCPPPKYRGDVAAFVKVQVTNHALVCPIPYPSPISSVLSPESISMMQSLVCEPENRFKSAAKIMQHPWFDGIDWETIHRQKSPLCEDTELYAQRHFPLIDVSSDSSDAEQDANTQFGNDAKDSTVLKPGDGGANKKGPSGTSYRSKPGSSAAAEPDLLFSRYEFNRRAVETLPTFSRVLQRNAQKHFNSTFNSRTRDSSASPSPSVKSPGGNESRFWRPDRSSGDHENGANHADVQPMKVMFSPDPKRCELAKDEEPFATEEQACDQALFAEERQHARAEEEGEAEQTQMSLSLDSAEETGMRSFSAESDRGANGKADECSHGGSTESLGRLYEEAHKNCQGTEPQEVAVERS; encoded by the exons ATGCCGAATTCACCAAGCAAGCAAACCAACAGCCGCAACGTGATCGCGACAAACAATATGCAGGTCTTAGAACGGGAACACAACCAAACTGAGAATAAACAGGGCATTGTTGGAGGGCCACGAGGAGCCAGACCTGGGGAGCGTGAAGCAGACAAAAGACGAAATGTTGGTGTCGGTAATGGAGCCTGTGATGGGGGAATGGCAGGAGCACCACAGCATGATGTAgggcttcgccttctcaggGACGAAAAAGGACTTGCATGTAGGCCAGCGGCGTCGAAGCCTCTCTcggaagagcaggaagaaaggatTCGGGAATTTAAAAAAACTGTCAGACACTTCAAACACCAGCTCGAATGCAACTATGCAGCACAAACCCAAACTATGAACCAG ACACTGGGCCACGGCGGGTTCGGCGCTGTCTACCTCGTGAAGAGGAAGGCCGACGGACGACACTTTGCCCTCAAACAG GTTCCCAAACGGAAGGTTCTGAAAGTGTCTTCTCGTGAACGGCAGTTTGCGGAGCGCaactttctctcttcctgcaaCTGTCCCTGCATTGttcaactgcatgcaacattCCAAGACGAGTTGTTCCTGTACCAAGTGGTCGAGTTCCTTCAA GGAGGGAGCATGATGCActacatgcatgcgaagcAAAAGTTCCCCGAAGATGTTGTCAAGCTTTGCATCGCCGAGCTCGTCCTTGCAGTGAAGGAGGTCCATGAC AAAAATTACATTCACAGGGACATTAAACCGGACAATATCGTATTCACCCGAGATGGCCATCTTAAGCTCCTAGACTTTGGACTCGCCAAGTTCGCGCCGCACGTCTTCCACTTCGCTTCTTACGGCAACAGCCC GAGTCGTTCACGCTGCTGTTCGTCCACGTCTGCGGGAGGCGCCGCTCATGCAGGAATGAGCACAACTACTGCCAGTACCATGGCGAGTCCTCACCCGCTGGAGCCGACTTGCGGAAGCAATCCTTTGTCCCCAGTGAAAGTTTTTGGAAGACACTTGCCTCGAaactcttcgtctccgtatG GTTTCGGCGAAGGGTGCTGCAAATGCCTGCACATGCAGCACGAGGAAGAACTGTCTGGGGATGGAAACTTGAATCGACCCTCTGACACGCTGCTGCGTTCTATCTGTGGAACTCCGATGTACACAGCTCCAGAAGTTCTTAG AGGCGAGGGGTACGACCACTCCGTCGATTGGTGGTCCGTCGGCGTGGTGATGTTTGAGATGCTCTACGGAGGCATTCCGTTCTGTCCGCCTCCCAAGTATCGCGGAGATGTAGCAGCATTTGTGAAAGTTCAAGTTACGAATCACGCACTTGTTTGCCC AATTCCGTACCCGTCGCCGATCTCGAGTGTCCTTTCTCCAGAATCCATCAGCATGATGCAGAG CCTCGTGTGTGAGCCAGAGAACCGATTCAAGAGCGCTGCGAAAATCATGCAGCATCCCTGGTTTGACGGCATCGACTGGGAGACAATTCACCGCCAAAAGTCGCCTCTCTGTGAAGACACTGAACTGTACGCTCAGCGTCACTTCCCCCTCATCGACGTTTCTTCCGACTCCTCAGACGCAGAGCAAGACGCCAACACACAGTTTGGAAACGATGCAAAGGATTCAACTGTTTTAAAACCCGGTGACGGCGGTGCAAACAAAAAGGGACCATCGGGCACGAGCTACCGATCCAAACCTGGTTCTTCAGCAGCCGCAGAG CCGGACTTGCTGTTTTCTCGCTACGAGTTTAACAGGCGAGCGGTGGAGACGCTGCCGACATTCAGCAGAGTCCTGCAGAGAAATGCACAGAAGCATTTTAATTCCACTTTCAACAGCAGGACTCGCGACAGTTCTGCCTCCCCGTCGCCTTCGGTGAAATCGCCTGGAGGCAACGAGTCAAGATTCTGGCGCCCAGACCGAAGCAGTGGCGATCACGAGAACGGTGCAAACCACGCCGATGTCCAGCCCATGAAAGTCATGTTTTCGCCAGATCCCAAGCGATGCGAACTAGCCAAAGACGAGGAGCCTTTTGCCACTGAAGAGCAAGCTTGTGATCAGGCACTCTTTGCTGAAGAACGGCAGCACGCcagagcggaagaagagggggaggCGGAACAGACACAGATGTCGCTGTCTTTGGACAGCGCTGAGGAGACTGGGATgcgctctttttctgcggaaAGTGACCGTGGAGCGAAcggaaaagcagacgaaTGTAGCCACGGTGGATCCACAGAATCACTAGGACGGCTTTACGAGGAGGCGCACAAAAACTGTCAGGGTACAGAACCCCAGGAAGTGGCTGTGGAACGCAGCTag
- a CDS encoding hypothetical protein (encoded by transcript TGME49_272190): MEFEASLSSFPVERGANRENNGSPRPSSSRDSPVKERGMQRPSYLRFVRSCLPKERAIRPPALSPSSFSRSSSSSSSSSRHSSSSSSSFDSSSASAAHPAGFPRVRRDSAPLSQPVWTHDGGLRGGTGRLRLRASGRGNSSASIEEGEEDRRSRFKDEERRKAPRRRRCLSGSAKGERGDDLIGDASSDSDVGGASRQQADLREGRRFRRRENPSEERRLGRHESRGGRPDSHESRRGRARRSRSTSQSAGRVYSVDSDSSEEEKQTDPWRRSRGRRATEKKARPASGDKATVLSPSSTGRPRSHSPHKRSRGRMRSVESSPDSLSPAPHSEADASSESEETGASSKRRERSPSLPPPAPRNPLFAAYDRESYQELKRRRREASDTRRGRRHHAGKEAHRDQWRHDRFHERSPSPQRVRPPTVWNTRKGQWRSLAGGVYVPPSMKEVEELKEELSRYRPSPRGYDRSPSKPERRRRTSDDSSLSPVRRGSPVYE, from the exons ATGGAGTTCGAAGCCTCTCTCAGTTCCTTCCCtgtcgagagaggagcgaatCGAGAGAACAACGggtctcctcgtccttcgtcctctcgtGACTCTCCTGTGAAAGAGCGAGGCATGCAGCGGCCGTCATACCTGCGTTTCGTCCGCTCTTGCCTGCCAAAGGAACGCGCCATACGGCCACCAGCGCTTTCCccttcgtcgttttctcgctcttcttcctcttcttcctcctcctcccgccattcttcgtcttcttcttcgtcgttcgattcttcttctgcctctgctgcgcATCCCGCTGGTTTTCCGCGGGTGCGCAGAGACTCTGCGCCGCTCTCGCAGCCTGTCTGGACTCATGATGGGGGCCTCAGGGGAGGAACAGGACGCCTGCGTCTGCGCGCTTCCGGACGAGGAAACTCTTCAGCCAGCattgaagaaggagaggaggacagACGATCCCGATTcaaggacgaagagaggcgaaaggcTCCTCGCAGAcgacgctgtctctctggcagtgcgaagggagagcgaggagacgatCTGATAGGAGACGCAAGTTCCGACAGCGACGTTGGAGGAGCGAGCAGACAGCAAGCCGACCTTAGGGAGGGCAGGCGATTTAGACGGCGAGAGAATCCGAGCGAGGAGCGCAGGCTTGGTCGACATGAAAGCCGAGGCGGAAGACCTGACTCTCATGAAAGCCGCCGAGGACGAGCAAGGAGGTCGCGGAGTACGTCTCAGTCCGCCGGCAGAGTGTATTCAGTcgacagcgacagcagcgaagaagagaagcagacggatCCGTGGAGGCGGAGTCGCGGTCGCCGagcaacggagaagaaggcgcgacCGGCCAGCGGAGACAAAGCGActgttctctccccttcttcgaCTGGAAGGCCGCGCAGCCACTCGCCGCACAAGAGGTCGCGAGGACGCATGCGGAGCGTCGAGAGCTCTCCTGATTCCCTCAGTCCAGCGCCTCATTCAGAGGCAGATGCGAGCTCTGAAtctgaagagacaggggcgagcagcaagcgaagagagag GTCCCCCAGCCTCCCGCCGCCAGCCCCGCGGAACCCACTCTTCGCTGCCTACGATCGCGAGAGCTATCAGGAGCTGAAAAG gcgacggagagaagcctCTGATACACGCCGCGGTCGACGCCACCATGCCGGCAAAGAGGCTCATCGCGATCAGTGGCGCCATGACCG GTTCCATGAAAGAAGTCCGTCGCCGCAGCGCGTTCGACCCCCGACCGTCTGGAACACACGCAAAGGCCAGTGGCGTTCCCTCGCAGGG GGTGTCTACGTTCCACCTTCGAtgaaagaagtggaagaactCAAAGAAGAACTCTCGCGGTACAG ACCCTCACCCAGGGGCTATGACCGCAGTCCTTCCAAACCCGAACGGCGAAGACGCACAAGTGACGACTCCAGCTTGTCTCCTGTTCGTCGCGGAAGCCCTGTTTACGAGTAA
- a CDS encoding 3-oxo-5-alpha-steroid 4-dehydrogenase (encoded by transcript TGME49_272180~Signal peptide predicted by SignalP 2.0 HMM (probability 0.776) with cleavage site probability 0.236 at residue 57~Predicted trans-membrane domain (TMHMM2.0):6-26:40-63:213-236:285-308:328-351:476-499) has product MNSLPSALAFGVILSLAIPVVSVACLDPLLLSPFFLFCLSWTAVLCFLAAAVLAVLSLVLPYSLGALAAHGKVRLSLSSTGSGTEARVTEKCSQSLAQLPLQRDARTRPENAKDEQRRWGLQRERNDACGDREEARREVGEEEEAEGQAACRDKAPQREPRSEAAGGEESEAEATGASQVAVEDQQERETKASIVRNCADGMLKALAVPVQKSLFLHFYLLGAGLSLAMALLLSLALRRCRLSLPEKNDTPVSALLSNASPDSIPQGPSSNGQRGKSDLGRLVNEAAAGMATDADLLLPLLLFFLHCLRRLLEQLFVVRTHATASQMSLAAYLLGLSFYVGTPLSLLLGSLGSFLSSQPLPSCSANAFPLSLEASPALFAASIQHVGEALVARATSPPGSVGMTFAAFLLVNCMQLHSHMLLARLRPADSAEGRERFLDSSASKTIHPSLRDASGAYSIPRGGCFAFVSCPHYLAEILIYLCLCLLLPSPPTIACLSFVVATMTVNASKTHTWYRRTFGDAYPQNRRALLPLVY; this is encoded by the exons ATGAACTCGCTTCCCTCCGCTCTCGCGTTCGGTGtgattctctctctcgcgattCCTGTAGTGtctgtcgcctgtctcgatcccctcctgctttctccgtttttcctcttctgcctctcttggACCGccgtcctctgcttcctcgcagCAGCTGTCCTCGCGGTGCTCTCGCTCGTGCTCCCGTACTCGTTGGGGGCGCTCGCGGCCCATGGAAAagttcgtctttctctgtcgtccaCTGGGTCAGGAACGGAAGCTCGGGTGACGGAGAAATGCTCGCAGTCCCTGGCCCAGTTGCCTCTGCAACGCGACGCGAGGACGAGGCcggagaacgcgaaagacGAACAGAGGCGGTGGGGGttgcagcgagagaggaacgacgcatgtggagacagagaggaagccagGAGAGAGGttggagaggaggaggaggcggagggtcaggctgcatgcagggacaAGGCGCCACAGCGAGAGCCGCGATCCGAAGCtgcaggtggagaagagagtgaagcGGAGGCAACTGGGGCATCACAGGTTGCAGTCGAGGAccagcaggagagagagaccaagGCATCCATTGTCCGGAACTGCGCCGACGGAATGCTGAAAGCTCTCGCCGTCCCCGTACAGAAGAGCCTGTTCTTGCACTTTTACCTTCTGGGCGCTGGTCTGTCGCTCGCGATGGCTCTGTTGCTCTCGCTGGCCCTGCGACgctgtcgcctgtctctccccgagaaaaacgatacacctgtctccgctctgcTCTCGAACGCGTCGCCGGACAGCATCCCACAAGGACCTTCGTCGAACGGCCAGCGGGGGAAGTCAGATCTGGGGAGGCTTGTGAACGAGGCAGCAG cgggtATGGCGACGGACGCCGACTTGCTTCTGCCgcttttgcttttctttctccactgcCTCCGAAGACTCCTGGAACAGCTGTTCGTCGtgcgaacgcatgcaacggcATCACAGATGAGCCTCGCCGCCTACCTTCTCGGCTTAAG cttctACGTCGGAActcctctgtcgcttttgCTTGGAAGTCTCGGcagctttctctcctctcagcCTTTGCCGTCTTGCTCGGCGaacgcgtttcctctgtcgctcgaagcgtctcctgctctctttgCTGCTTCGATCCAACATGTCGGCGAGGCTCTCGTAGCGCGTGCGACCTCTCCTCCAGGGTCGGTCGGCATGACATTCGcagcgtttctcctcgtcaactgcatgcag cttcacAGTCACATGCTCCTCGCTCGCCTTCGTCCTGCGGATTCTGCAGAAGGCCGAGAGAGATTTCTGGATTCGTCCGCGTCCAAGACGATCCACCCAAGTCTCAGAGACGCGTCGGGAGCCTACAGCATTCCTCGGGGCGGGtgtttcgccttcgtttcctgtccCCACTACTTGGCAGAAATTCTCATCTACCTTTGCCTTTGTCTGCTCTTACCTTCGCCACCTAC CATCGCCTGCTTGTCTTTTGTTGTCGCAACAATGACTGTGAACG CTTCAAAAACGCATACATGGTATCGGCGAACGTTCGGTGACGCATATCCTCA